The genomic stretch ACGGCGCCTTCCTGCCCGTGGGCATCGTCCTGGCCCACAACGGCGAACTCAGCCTCGTGGCCGTCTCGCCGACGGAGGTGGACGGCGGGGAGGAAAGCGAACTCGACGCCGACGCGATGGTGGCGGACCTGTTCGCGGCACTCGCGCAACAGCGCGAACAAAACCGGGCAGCCGCCGTCGTCTGTGACATCCACCTGCCCGACGACGTCACGGACGCCATCCATGTCATGGCCGAACACAGCTCCGGCGTGGGAGTCTCAGCCGTGCGCCCGTACCGCCAGGCGCCCACCGGCTGGGAGTTCGGCAACCCCTTCCTCGAAGTCGGCGAGATCCAGATCTGGGCCTAAGCCATGCGCATCAACTCCTTTTCCGACGTCAGCCTGCGCCTGTTGATGGTGCTGTGCTCGGCGCCGGAGGGCGAACTGTCCACCACCCGCGATCTCGCGGAGCAGGTGGGCACGCCGTACAACCATGTGAGCAAGGCCGTGCTGAAGCTGCGGCAGATGGGGCTCGTGGAAGCCATCCGCGGCCGCACCGGCGGGGTCCGCATCTCCCCCGCAGGGAAGGCCACCACGGTGGGCCAGGTGCTGCGCGTGCTGGACGACCACCAGGACGCGGCCGAATGCCGCACCGAGATGGGTGAATGCCCGCTGGCCCACAACTGCGGGCTGCGCGGCGTGCTAAACCACGCCCGGGAATCGTTCTACGTATCGCTGGACAACGTGACCATCTACAGCCTGGCCAGGAAGACCAATGACGGGCCGGTGCCTGTGATGTTAAGCACAACCCGCCCTGGCTGATCCGCACCAAATCAGCATTTTTCTACGACTTGTAGAAAATGGGAATTTAAACTCGCATTTTAAATGCTACTTTGGGTTTGTCATCCCGACTTTCACCCAAGGAGTACCAAGATGCTTTCGGAAAAATCGCGCCCCATCATTGAAGCCACCCTGCCCCTGGTGGGTTCACGGCTGGGCGCCATCACCCCGAACTTCTACGGCCGCATGTTCGCCGCACACCCGGAGCTCCTCGACGGCCTGTTCAGCCGCGCCAACCAAAACAACGGCGAGCAGCAGAAGGCCCTGGCCGGTTCCATCGCCGGATTCGCGTCCGCCCTGGTGGCCAACCCGGACCTGATCCCCGAGACCATGCTCAGCCGCATCGCCCACAAGCACACCGCCCTGGGCATCACCGAGGACCAGTACGACATCGTCTACAAGTACCTCTTTGAGGCCATCGCGGAAGAGCTCGCCGACGTCATCACGGCCGAGATCGCCGAAGCCTGGACCGAGGTCTACTGGCTCATGGCCAACGCGCTCATCAAGATCGAAAAGGGCCTCTACGCCGCCCAGGCCAACGACAAGATGTGGATGCCCTGGACCGTCGTGGCAAAGACGCCCGCCGGCACCGACTCCATGACCTTCGTCCTGGCCCCTGCCGACGACACCCCCGTCACCGCGGCCCGCCCCGGCCAGTTCGTCTCCGTCAAGATTGCCCTGCCGGACGGCCTGCTGCAGGTCCGCCAGTACTCGCTCAGCGCCGACGTCGAGTCCACCACCCGCCGCGTGTTCACCACCAAGCGTGACGACGGCGGCGAGGTCTCGCCCGTGCTGCACAACAATGTGAAGGTGGGGGACGTCGTCGAACTTTCCAACCCCTACGGCGATGTGACGCTCGACGGCGAGGGCCCGGTTGTGTTTGCGACCGCCGGCATCGGCTGCACCCCCTCTGCGTCGGCGCTGCGGTCGCTGGCCAATGCGGGCGGGGACCGCGAGGTGCTGGTGCTGCACGCCGAGAAGAACCTCGAGGCCTGGGCGCTGCGCGAGCAGATGACCACCGATGTGGACGCCATTGACGGCGCCACCCTGCAGCTCTGGCTGGAGGAGCCCACCGAGGGATTCCACAAGGGCTTCATGTCCCTCGAGGGCCTTGACCTGCCGGCTGACGCGTCGATGTATGTGTGCGGGCCGCTGCCGTTCATGAAGGCGATCCGCAGCCAGGCGATCGATGCCGGCATCCCGTCGACGAAGATCCACTACGAGGTCTTCGGCCCGGACGTCTGGCTCACCGGCGCCGCCAACTAGCCGCTCCCCATCCCGACGCTGTCGCACCAATGACGGGTTTTTCGGCAACGCTATCGCACCGACTGCGATGGCGTTGCCGAATTTCCTGCCATTGCTGCGATGGCGTCATTGGGCCAGGGACGGCAAAGGGCCGCGGTTCCCGTTTCGGGAGCCGCGGCCCTTTGGTTTGTCAGGCTGCGAAGCGCTGCTTCAGACCCTCAAGCTCGGCGGCCATTTCCGCAGGGAGGGAATCGCCGAAGCGGGCGTACCACTCGTCGATGCCGGCGAGCTCGGCCTGCCACTCGGCCGGGTCCACCTTCAGTGCATCCTCGATGTCCGAGGCCGGAACCTCCAGGCCGGCCAGATCCAGCGAACCGTCCGCAGGGACAAAGCCGATCGGCGTCTCGACTGCATCGGCGGTGCCTTCGATGCGCTCGATGGCCCACTTGAGCACGCGGGTGTTCTCACCAAAGCCCGGCCACGCGAAGCCTCCGTCGGCGTTGCGGCGGAACCAGTTCACGAGGAAGATCTTCGGCAGGCGGTCCTGGTTGCCGCCGGCAGACAGGTCAATCCAGTGTTTGAGGTAGTCGCCGGCGTCGTAGCCGATGAACGGCAGCATGGCCATGGGGTCGCGTCGGACCACGCCGACTGCGCCAGTGGCTGCGGCCGTGGTTTCGGAGGACAGCGTGGAGCCCATGAAGATGCCGTGGGTCCAGTCGCGGGACTGGGTGACAAGGGGAACCGTGGTCTTGCGGCGTCCGCCGAACAGGATGGCGTTGATCTCAACACCGGCGGCGTCGAAGTAGTCCTTGGACAGCATGTCCACCTGGTCGATCGGCGTGCAGAACCGCGAGTTGGGATGGGCGGCGGGGCTCCCCGCATCGGGGGTCCAGTCCTGGCCGCGCCAATCCGTCAGGTGAGCGGGCACTTCCTCGGTCATGCCTTCCCACCACACACCGCCGTCGTCCGTCAGGGCAACATTGGTGAAGATGGAGTTGCCCTTGACGATCGCGGCCATGGCGTTGGGGTTCGTGGACCAGCCGGTGCCCGGGGCGACGCCGAACAGGCCGGCTTCGGGGTTGACGGCGCGCAGCTCGCCCTCCTTGCCGAAGCGCATCCAGTTGATGTCATCCCCCAGGGTCTCGGCCTTCCAGCCGGGAATGGTGGGCTCGAGCAGGGCCAGGTTCGTCTTGCCGCAGGCCGAGGGGAAGGCGGCAGCCACGTGGTAGGTCTTCTCCTCGGGGCTGGTGAGCTTCAGGATCAGCATGTGCTCGGCGAGCCAGCCCTCGTCCCGGGCCATGACAGAGGCGATGCGCAGGGCGAAGCACTTCTTGCCGAGCAGCGCGTTGCCGCCGTAGCCGGAGCCGTAGGAGAAGATGGAGCGCTCCTCAGGGAAGTGCACAATCCACTTCTCCTCGTTGCAGGGCCACGGGGTGTCGGCCTGGCCGGGCTCCAGCGGGGCACCGACCGAGTGCAGCGCAGGCACGAAGAAGGCGTTGGTGGACTCAATCTTGTGCAGCACCTCGGAGCCGATGTTGGCCATGATGCGCATGGAGGCCACCACGTAGGCGGAGTCGGTGATCTCCACACCGAACTTGGGGTCCTCGGCATCGAGCGGGCCCATGACGAACGGAATGACGTACATTGTGCGTCCGCGCATGCTGCCGGCGAAGCGGTCGTTGAGGATCTCCTTCATGGCGGCCGGTTCCATCCAGTTGTTGGTGAAGCCGGCGTCGCGCTCCTTTTCGGAGCAAATGAAGGTGCGGCCTTCAACCCGGGCCACGTCCTTGGGGTCCGAGAAGGCTGCGAAGGAATTGGGGAACAGCTCCGGGTTCAGCCGCGTGAGCGTGCCCTCTTCCACCAGCTGGTCCGTGAGCTGCGCATATTCCTGTGCAGAGCCGTCCACCCAGCGGATGTTCTCCGGCAAGGTCAGAGCTGCAACTTCCGACACCCAGGCGGCGAGGCCCTTGTGGGTGGTCATTGCCTGCTCAACGGATTCCTGCACTGGCGCGTGGACCATTATGTTTCCCTTCATTGGGTTTTTAGGTGGTGTCTAAATGCTATGACCCGGCTTTCCCGACTTTTGGGCATTGGATGTGGGATGTATCCACCTCCCCTTGGGGCGATTTCGCGCGTTTCCGCGGTTTTCATTCTCTTTCCCAGCTCAGTTTTGTGACTCACATCACCTAGACCGGTCTAGTGCTGGGGAACACTGTCCCAACAGGGCTTTCCGATTTGGACTCTCCGGCCAAGGTGGGTTAGAGTTATTCACGGCCCGAGGGTCAACAAAGAAACAAAGAAACAAAATATGCGTGCGTAGCTCAACGGATAGAGCATCTGACTACGGATCAGAAGGTTGGGGGTTCGAA from Arthrobacter stackebrandtii encodes the following:
- a CDS encoding globin domain-containing protein translates to MLSEKSRPIIEATLPLVGSRLGAITPNFYGRMFAAHPELLDGLFSRANQNNGEQQKALAGSIAGFASALVANPDLIPETMLSRIAHKHTALGITEDQYDIVYKYLFEAIAEELADVITAEIAEAWTEVYWLMANALIKIEKGLYAAQANDKMWMPWTVVAKTPAGTDSMTFVLAPADDTPVTAARPGQFVSVKIALPDGLLQVRQYSLSADVESTTRRVFTTKRDDGGEVSPVLHNNVKVGDVVELSNPYGDVTLDGEGPVVFATAGIGCTPSASALRSLANAGGDREVLVLHAEKNLEAWALREQMTTDVDAIDGATLQLWLEEPTEGFHKGFMSLEGLDLPADASMYVCGPLPFMKAIRSQAIDAGIPSTKIHYEVFGPDVWLTGAAN
- a CDS encoding RrF2 family transcriptional regulator codes for the protein MRINSFSDVSLRLLMVLCSAPEGELSTTRDLAEQVGTPYNHVSKAVLKLRQMGLVEAIRGRTGGVRISPAGKATTVGQVLRVLDDHQDAAECRTEMGECPLAHNCGLRGVLNHARESFYVSLDNVTIYSLARKTNDGPVPVMLSTTRPG
- a CDS encoding phosphoenolpyruvate carboxykinase (GTP); protein product: MVHAPVQESVEQAMTTHKGLAAWVSEVAALTLPENIRWVDGSAQEYAQLTDQLVEEGTLTRLNPELFPNSFAAFSDPKDVARVEGRTFICSEKERDAGFTNNWMEPAAMKEILNDRFAGSMRGRTMYVIPFVMGPLDAEDPKFGVEITDSAYVVASMRIMANIGSEVLHKIESTNAFFVPALHSVGAPLEPGQADTPWPCNEEKWIVHFPEERSIFSYGSGYGGNALLGKKCFALRIASVMARDEGWLAEHMLILKLTSPEEKTYHVAAAFPSACGKTNLALLEPTIPGWKAETLGDDINWMRFGKEGELRAVNPEAGLFGVAPGTGWSTNPNAMAAIVKGNSIFTNVALTDDGGVWWEGMTEEVPAHLTDWRGQDWTPDAGSPAAHPNSRFCTPIDQVDMLSKDYFDAAGVEINAILFGGRRKTTVPLVTQSRDWTHGIFMGSTLSSETTAAATGAVGVVRRDPMAMLPFIGYDAGDYLKHWIDLSAGGNQDRLPKIFLVNWFRRNADGGFAWPGFGENTRVLKWAIERIEGTADAVETPIGFVPADGSLDLAGLEVPASDIEDALKVDPAEWQAELAGIDEWYARFGDSLPAEMAAELEGLKQRFAA